From a single Paramormyrops kingsleyae isolate MSU_618 chromosome 14, PKINGS_0.4, whole genome shotgun sequence genomic region:
- the LOC111842292 gene encoding uncharacterized protein isoform X1, with translation MGSVGSRGKKVAPASPEESSADGEQRDRSGAGGSIKPPKMQNVTELSRSRDGAPPACHSQGLSADDYDVMDAELDGALTEYDGTRAVAGEISRKGGFCHPGRQYKGSGFRSVYNSELSKETPRPCDVDRRVDFKKDYYSKNTKPALSFPDRPTCPGGLREKDSFQDRSLTKETASVPGTCEITSIRYNRSEEDLMETIEREFS, from the exons ATGGGAAGCGTGGGTAGCCGCGGGAAAAAGGTGGCACCTGCGTCTCCGGAAGAGTCGAGTGCTGACGGGGAGCAGCGTGATCGCAGCGGGGCCGGCGGCTCCATAAAGCCGCCCAAAATGCAGAATGTGACTGAGCTGAGCAGGTCCCGGGACGGAGCCCCACCGGCCTGCCACAGCCAAGGACTGTCCGCTGACGACTATGACGTCATGGACGCGGAATTGGACGGCGCGCTGACGGAGTACGACGGTACAAGAGCCGTTGCCGGTGAGATCTCCCGGAAGGGCGGCTTCTGTCATCCCGGACGCCAGTACAAGGGAAGCGGCTTCAGATCCGTTTATAACTCAGAACTTTCTAAAGAAACTCCGCGTCCTTGTGACGTGGATCGCAGGGTCGATTTCAAGAAAGATTATTATAGTAAAAATACCAAACCTGCGCTTAGTTTTCCAGATAGACCTACTTGTCCTGGCGGATTACGGGAAAag GACAGTTTCCAGGATCGCTCACTCACCAAGGAGACAGCCTC GGTCCCTGGAACTTGTGAGATTACATCCATCCGGTATAACAGGTCAGAGGAGGACCTGATGGAGACCATTGAGAGAGAATTCAGCTGA
- the LOC111842292 gene encoding uncharacterized protein isoform X2, whose protein sequence is MGSVGSRGKKVAPASPEESSADGEQRDRSGAGGSIKPPKMQNVTELSRSRDGAPPACHSQGLSADDYDVMDAELDGALTEYDGTRAVAGQFPGSLTHQGDSLGPWNL, encoded by the exons ATGGGAAGCGTGGGTAGCCGCGGGAAAAAGGTGGCACCTGCGTCTCCGGAAGAGTCGAGTGCTGACGGGGAGCAGCGTGATCGCAGCGGGGCCGGCGGCTCCATAAAGCCGCCCAAAATGCAGAATGTGACTGAGCTGAGCAGGTCCCGGGACGGAGCCCCACCGGCCTGCCACAGCCAAGGACTGTCCGCTGACGACTATGACGTCATGGACGCGGAATTGGACGGCGCGCTGACGGAGTACGACGGTACAAGAGCCGTTGCCG GACAGTTTCCAGGATCGCTCACTCACCAAGGAGACAGCCTC GGTCCCTGGAACTTGTGA